In the genome of Dasypus novemcinctus isolate mDasNov1 chromosome 30, mDasNov1.1.hap2, whole genome shotgun sequence, one region contains:
- the LOC101417518 gene encoding olfactory receptor 7A10-like, whose protein sequence is METENQTYVLEFTLLGFSEDTGLQSLLFVLFLSMYLVTFIGNLFIILAIISDSHLHTPMYFFVSNLSYTDICFTSTTVPKMLLNIQTGSKIITFENCLSQMYFFLLFGQLDNSLLTVMAYDRFMAICHPLHYMVIMNSQFCGFLLLACWLLSVLASLLQCLMVSRLSFCTELEIPHFFCELNQIVRRACSDTFLNDLVMNFAAGFLGVIPLTGIFLSYYKIIFSILRISTAGGKYKAFSTCGSHLSVVTLFYGSCLGVYLSSAATQNSRANAVASVMYTVVTPMLNPFIYSLRNKDIKQAFKKLRNILSIKEYFVSSLQKCS, encoded by the coding sequence atggaaacagaaaaccagaCATATGTTTTAGAATTTACTCTCTTGGGATTCTCAGAAGATACAGGACTGCAGTCTCTCCTCTTTGTGCTGTTCCtctccatgtacctggtcacttTCATTGGCAACCTATTCATCATTCTGGCCATCATCTcggactcccacctccacacacctaTGTACTTCTTCGTTTCTAACCTGTCTTATACAGATATTTGTTTCACTTCGACCACGGTACCAAAGATGTTGCTGAACATACAGACAGGCAgtaaaatcataacttttgaaaactgtctcagccagatgtattttttcctactctttggacaattagataactcccTCCTGACCGTGATGGCCTATGATCGTTTcatggccatctgtcaccccttGCACTATATGGTCATTATGAACTCACAGTTTTGTGGTTTCCTGCTCCTCGCAtgctggttattgagtgttttggcaTCCCTTTTACAATGCTTAATGGTTTCGCGATTGTCATTTTGTACAGAATTGGAAattccccactttttctgtgaacttaatcagatAGTCAGAcgtgcttgttctgacacctttcTCAATGACCTAGTGATGAATTTTGCAGCTGGATTTCTGGGcgttataccactcactgggatctttttatCTTACTATAAGATTATATtctccattttgagaatttcaacagctggaggtaaatataaagcattttctacttgtgggtctcacctctcagtagtgactTTGTTTTATGGTTCATgtcttggagtgtatcttagctctgctgctacccaaaactcaagggcaaatgcagtagcctcagtgatgtacacggtGGTCActcccatgctgaacccctttatctacagtcttagaaacaaggacataaagcaggcctttaaaaagctgagaaacattctgtctataaaagaatactttgtctcaagtttacaaaagtgctcatga